From the genome of Winogradskyella forsetii, one region includes:
- a CDS encoding sigma-54-dependent transcriptional regulator yields the protein MLLRKENILIVDDDVNILELLQRHLQSWNYHVFKTISVKEAVTILRDTQIDLLITDLKMPEVDGFELIKFVSEHYPKLPKLVVTGYPSVQGSLAAIKSGVVDYLTKPFTKDELKSALDKSLVTSEVQVVPSKNSSEEKSNAYGDIIGNSEKINDVIQVVERVKNNKATVFIKGESGTGKELVARAIHYQGQFSRAPFIAVNCGGIPENLLEAELFGYLKGAFTGAETNREGFFQAANGGTIFLDEIGNASLTVQSRLLRVLQEKEVVRVGATKPEKVDVRIIAATNSELREMIQKQTFREDLYYRLTVVEINVAPLRERKNDIALLVDKFLFKYGIEYKDRFLKITPEALEILNRYNWPGNIRELENIIQRAVIMCDKVVDVAHLPDHLKHSIAFSADTLVPLKVVEKEYIEKVLRATGNNKTKAAGILGITRKTLRQKLDH from the coding sequence ATGCTATTACGCAAAGAAAATATACTTATAGTTGATGATGACGTTAATATTCTAGAACTTCTACAACGTCATTTACAATCATGGAATTATCACGTTTTTAAGACTATTTCCGTTAAAGAAGCGGTCACGATTTTACGAGACACACAAATCGATTTATTGATTACTGATTTAAAAATGCCAGAGGTTGATGGTTTTGAGCTTATAAAATTTGTGTCTGAGCATTATCCAAAATTACCTAAATTAGTGGTTACCGGTTACCCATCTGTTCAAGGTTCTTTAGCGGCGATTAAATCTGGAGTGGTCGATTATTTAACCAAACCGTTTACAAAAGACGAGCTTAAATCTGCTTTGGATAAGTCTTTAGTTACTTCCGAAGTACAAGTGGTACCGTCCAAAAATTCATCAGAAGAAAAAAGTAATGCCTATGGAGACATTATTGGAAATTCAGAAAAAATAAACGACGTTATACAAGTTGTAGAGCGTGTAAAAAATAATAAGGCAACCGTTTTTATTAAAGGGGAAAGTGGTACCGGTAAGGAATTGGTTGCTCGTGCCATTCACTATCAAGGCCAATTTTCAAGAGCACCATTTATTGCGGTTAATTGTGGTGGTATTCCAGAAAATTTATTGGAAGCAGAATTATTTGGTTATTTAAAAGGTGCATTTACGGGAGCCGAAACCAATAGAGAGGGCTTTTTTCAAGCGGCGAATGGCGGCACTATTTTTTTAGATGAAATAGGAAACGCTTCGCTAACCGTTCAATCACGATTGTTGCGCGTACTTCAAGAAAAAGAAGTGGTTCGGGTAGGGGCAACAAAGCCAGAAAAAGTAGATGTACGTATTATAGCAGCTACAAATAGTGAGTTGCGAGAAATGATACAAAAACAAACGTTTAGAGAAGATTTGTATTATAGATTGACCGTTGTGGAAATCAACGTGGCGCCATTGAGAGAACGTAAAAATGATATTGCATTATTGGTCGATAAATTTCTGTTTAAATATGGAATTGAGTATAAAGACCGATTTCTGAAAATAACACCTGAAGCTTTAGAAATTTTAAACCGTTATAATTGGCCAGGCAATATCAGGGAATTAGAAAACATCATTCAGCGTGCTGTAATTATGTGCGACAAGGTTGTGGATGTGGCTCATCTTCCAGATCATTTAAAACATTCCATAGCTTTTTCTGCGGATACCTTAGTACCACTCAAGGTTGTGGAAAAAGAATACATAGAAAAAGTATTAAGAGCCACAGGAAATAACAAAACCAAAGCTGCAGGAATTTTAGGTATTACACGTAAAACCCTTCGTCAAAAATTGGATCATTAA
- a CDS encoding sensor histidine kinase encodes MTNTEQALKERIKELTCLYEVSSIIANTDIELVEDTIKAIAFSLKKAFQYPKKTDVLIECDTISIKTNSFSEDNLTIFSNIKIFNAVKGKIVVHLNTSKSKEINFLKEEQLLLDNVALKLGNLLERVEIQKNEASLKRQMEHTDRLSILGEITAGIAHELNTPLANILGFGELLKEDLKSNPKAISDIDKIIKNAIFSREVVKKLMFFACEMPQQMKRLNLIAHIKNAIKLLDATFKKEQVKYIIKTEEEALWLRADPIQLTQIIFNLLMNAIYFSPKNGLVTIETECTTKNVIIKISDEGSGFTKDDLPKVFQPFFTTKPLGDGSGLGLSVVHGIVASHKGTITAENNSDKGAIFTITLPKD; translated from the coding sequence ATGACTAATACAGAGCAAGCATTAAAAGAAAGAATTAAAGAGTTGACTTGTTTGTACGAGGTGTCCTCAATTATTGCAAACACAGACATTGAACTCGTTGAGGATACGATAAAAGCGATAGCCTTCAGTCTCAAAAAAGCATTTCAGTATCCTAAAAAAACCGATGTACTAATCGAATGTGATACGATTTCAATTAAAACGAATTCTTTTTCTGAAGATAATTTAACCATCTTTTCAAATATTAAAATATTCAATGCGGTAAAAGGAAAGATTGTAGTGCATTTGAATACATCAAAATCCAAAGAAATTAATTTTCTAAAAGAGGAACAATTGTTATTGGATAATGTCGCACTAAAGTTAGGTAACCTTTTAGAGCGCGTGGAAATTCAGAAAAACGAAGCCTCGCTTAAACGACAAATGGAGCATACTGATCGCCTCAGTATTTTAGGTGAAATCACAGCTGGCATTGCACATGAGCTTAATACGCCCTTAGCAAATATTCTTGGGTTTGGAGAGCTGCTTAAAGAAGACTTAAAATCCAATCCAAAAGCCATTTCTGATATCGATAAAATAATTAAAAATGCAATATTTTCTAGGGAAGTCGTTAAAAAATTAATGTTCTTTGCTTGTGAGATGCCTCAACAAATGAAACGTCTCAACCTTATTGCACATATAAAAAATGCGATTAAATTATTAGATGCCACATTTAAAAAAGAACAGGTAAAATATATCATTAAAACTGAAGAGGAAGCGCTGTGGTTGCGAGCAGATCCTATACAATTGACGCAGATTATTTTCAACTTATTGATGAATGCCATTTATTTTTCGCCTAAAAACGGTTTAGTAACCATTGAAACAGAGTGCACGACAAAGAATGTTATTATTAAAATTTCTGATGAAGGCTCTGGTTTTACCAAAGACGATTTACCTAAAGTTTTTCAACCCTTTTTTACAACTAAACCGCTAGGTGATGGTTCAGGTTTAGGACTCAGTGTTGTGCACGGTATTGTAGCATCCCACAAAGGCACAATAACAGCCGAAAATAATAGTGATAAAGGTGCTATCTTTACAATAACACTTCCAAAAGACTAA
- the nhaA gene encoding Na+/H+ antiporter NhaA → MPKRLLTPFQKFVKIEGFSGILLLLSTFVALVWANSGFGDSYTALWDYKIGITSEGFELKKPVILWINDGLMAIFFFLIGLEIKREVLIGELNSAKKLAFPLFGALGGVIVPVVLFMLLNQNPETFKGWGIPMATDIAFSLAVLNALGKRVPISLKVFLIAFAIVDDIEAVLVIAIFYSGTIKMTLLLIGLGLLAILYALSFKGYYSKFITFFTGIIIWLLFLKSGVHPTVAGILLAFSIPIRQKIETSTFISQLETIYHNIKNASVLKKPILSKEQIEHMDDLESWSNKFQSPLQHLEHNLHGWVAYFIIPLFALANAGVIIDSSVGIEIPLIINIVICLVLGKGLGIPAIIFLAKKLNLIEIPSDINKRQIFGVSFIAGIGFTMAIFIASLAFASTPEYISSAKIGILLGSLISAVIGYLILRFSTSQTKIINDAEFDKEIINND, encoded by the coding sequence ATGCCTAAAAGATTACTAACGCCATTTCAAAAGTTTGTAAAAATTGAAGGATTTAGCGGCATTCTACTATTATTAAGCACATTTGTAGCTTTAGTTTGGGCTAATTCTGGTTTTGGAGATAGTTACACGGCCCTTTGGGATTATAAAATTGGTATAACTTCCGAAGGATTTGAGCTTAAAAAACCAGTAATACTTTGGATAAACGATGGTCTCATGGCTATTTTCTTTTTCCTAATAGGTTTAGAAATTAAGAGGGAAGTGCTAATAGGCGAATTAAACTCAGCAAAGAAATTGGCATTTCCTTTATTTGGAGCTTTAGGAGGCGTCATAGTTCCAGTAGTCTTATTTATGCTTTTAAATCAAAATCCGGAAACGTTTAAAGGCTGGGGAATACCAATGGCAACAGATATCGCTTTTTCGTTAGCAGTATTAAATGCTCTAGGAAAAAGAGTGCCAATCAGTTTAAAAGTTTTCTTAATTGCCTTCGCCATTGTAGATGATATTGAAGCGGTTTTAGTCATCGCTATTTTTTATAGTGGCACTATTAAAATGACCTTGTTACTGATAGGGCTTGGTCTACTGGCTATATTATATGCATTGTCTTTTAAAGGTTACTATTCTAAATTTATAACCTTTTTCACAGGAATTATCATTTGGTTATTGTTTTTAAAATCTGGAGTGCATCCTACTGTTGCAGGTATTTTGTTAGCTTTTTCTATTCCAATAAGACAAAAAATTGAAACGTCGACCTTTATCTCACAATTGGAAACTATTTATCATAACATAAAAAATGCAAGTGTATTAAAGAAGCCTATTTTATCTAAAGAACAAATAGAACACATGGATGATTTAGAGAGTTGGAGCAATAAATTTCAGTCGCCTTTGCAACATTTAGAACATAACCTTCACGGTTGGGTAGCCTATTTTATTATCCCATTATTTGCATTGGCCAATGCAGGAGTTATCATAGACAGTTCCGTAGGGATAGAAATACCTTTGATCATAAATATTGTAATCTGTCTGGTTTTAGGAAAAGGTTTAGGTATTCCAGCCATAATATTTTTGGCTAAAAAGCTAAATTTAATTGAAATCCCATCAGATATAAACAAAAGGCAAATTTTTGGTGTGTCTTTCATTGCAGGTATTGGCTTTACAATGGCTATATTTATTGCTAGTTTAGCTTTTGCATCTACACCAGAATATATAAGTTCTGCCAAAATAGGCATTCTTCTTGGGTCCTTAATTTCTGCCGTAATAGGATATTTGATATTGAGGTTCAGCACAAGTCAGACTAAGATCATCAATGATGCTGAATTTGACAAAGAAATAATAAATAATGACTAA
- a CDS encoding CocE/NonD family hydrolase: MKKSFLILVLFAISLTSFAQELPFIQVKLSDSIALANQMQQLAIQCDTQNLSAIDQFKFQLIRGEYKDALASIKKRIEETPRDQSQYLDVYKHYVEAKLSANFKDTFTKAYNKYVKNADDIQVINLDKFLIVRDPTDYYVSNFNNSYSNIKSEKISQPTAIDLVKKYFLKTVFSETRAIYFNEIKQDHKRRYVVNDSIVIPMKDGAEVSIVVIQRKGHATPKKSTILVSSIYAGTNEVSAMLAASKGYNGVISNTRGKRLSKSNIKPLEYEHTDVYEVIDWISKQSWSNQKVAMYGGSYNGFTQWASMKHKVHPALKTIVPMVAVAPGIDYPMENNILHNYSYSWNFYVTNNKFLDFEASQDFNRWNTLKNTWYETGVAFNKLDSLDGQVNTLWSTYIQHPSYDDYWKKMIPYKQEFAKIDIPILTITGYYDDSQRGAMYYFNEHHKYATNPNHYLLVGPYDHWTAQTKPEESLRNYKLDNAALLNIEENVIYEWFDYVLNAKEKPSILKDKVNFQVMDTNTWMHKPSLGAMTNDTLIFHLSADKTNEFYVLKSKPNNSEIQMSVDFKDRESMSNSEYYPWPLERDQINLNDGLIFKSETLKENVIINGSFFGKLELAINKKDVDYSVIVYQLTPEGKYFHLSYFIGRASFAKDREQRNLLTPNAFTQIPFDNSKLISKKIEKGSRIVVVINVNKNNNAQLNYGTGKEVNEETIKDAEIPLKIIFKGNSSIALPIWNLEGNKF; encoded by the coding sequence ATGAAAAAATCATTTCTGATACTCGTATTATTCGCAATTAGCTTGACTTCTTTTGCACAAGAATTACCATTTATACAAGTAAAACTATCTGATTCCATAGCACTTGCTAATCAAATGCAGCAATTGGCAATACAATGTGATACTCAAAATTTATCAGCAATAGACCAGTTTAAGTTCCAGTTAATAAGAGGTGAATATAAAGACGCCTTAGCTTCAATAAAAAAAAGGATAGAAGAAACACCAAGAGATCAAAGTCAGTATTTAGATGTCTACAAGCATTATGTAGAGGCAAAACTATCTGCGAACTTCAAAGACACATTTACGAAAGCTTACAACAAATACGTAAAGAATGCTGATGATATACAAGTTATTAATTTAGATAAATTCCTGATAGTTAGAGACCCAACTGATTATTACGTTAGTAATTTTAATAATTCGTATAGTAATATTAAATCTGAAAAGATATCACAGCCTACAGCTATAGATTTAGTAAAAAAGTACTTTTTAAAAACGGTATTTTCAGAAACTAGAGCAATATACTTTAATGAAATTAAACAAGATCATAAACGGAGATATGTCGTAAATGATAGTATTGTAATTCCTATGAAAGATGGTGCCGAAGTTTCCATAGTAGTAATACAGCGAAAAGGACATGCAACACCTAAAAAATCAACCATATTAGTGTCTTCTATTTACGCAGGAACCAATGAAGTTAGTGCGATGTTAGCAGCATCTAAAGGCTATAATGGTGTTATTTCAAATACAAGAGGAAAACGATTAAGTAAAAGCAACATCAAACCTCTTGAATATGAACACACAGATGTGTATGAAGTGATTGATTGGATAAGTAAACAATCGTGGTCTAATCAAAAAGTAGCCATGTATGGTGGTAGTTACAATGGCTTTACACAATGGGCTTCTATGAAACACAAAGTGCATCCTGCATTAAAAACCATTGTACCCATGGTAGCTGTTGCTCCAGGAATTGATTATCCAATGGAAAACAATATCCTACACAATTATTCGTATTCATGGAATTTCTATGTCACTAACAATAAGTTTTTAGATTTTGAAGCTTCGCAAGATTTTAATCGCTGGAACACCTTAAAAAACACCTGGTACGAAACAGGCGTGGCGTTTAACAAGCTAGATAGTTTAGATGGGCAAGTCAACACCTTATGGAGTACCTATATACAACATCCGAGTTATGATGACTATTGGAAAAAAATGATTCCGTACAAACAAGAGTTTGCAAAAATTGATATACCTATTTTAACCATTACAGGGTATTATGACGACTCACAACGAGGCGCCATGTATTATTTCAATGAGCATCATAAATACGCAACAAATCCAAACCATTATTTATTAGTAGGGCCTTATGATCATTGGACGGCACAAACCAAGCCAGAAGAAAGCTTACGGAATTATAAATTAGATAATGCGGCATTACTAAATATTGAAGAAAATGTGATTTATGAGTGGTTTGATTATGTTTTAAATGCTAAAGAAAAGCCTAGTATTTTAAAAGATAAAGTCAATTTTCAAGTCATGGATACCAATACTTGGATGCACAAACCCAGTTTAGGCGCCATGACTAACGATACATTAATCTTTCATTTAAGTGCTGATAAAACCAACGAATTTTATGTCTTAAAATCAAAACCAAATAATTCAGAGATTCAAATGTCAGTCGATTTTAAGGATAGGGAAAGTATGAGTAATTCCGAATATTATCCTTGGCCTTTGGAACGTGATCAAATCAATTTAAACGATGGGTTGATTTTTAAATCTGAAACTTTAAAAGAAAATGTCATTATAAATGGATCATTTTTTGGAAAATTGGAGTTAGCCATCAATAAAAAAGATGTGGATTATTCGGTAATAGTCTATCAACTGACGCCAGAAGGTAAATACTTTCATTTAAGTTATTTTATTGGCAGAGCTAGTTTTGCGAAGGACAGAGAACAAAGAAATCTGCTCACACCCAATGCATTTACACAAATTCCATTTGATAACTCTAAATTAATCAGTAAAAAAATAGAAAAGGGGAGTCGTATTGTCGTGGTAATCAATGTGAATAAGAATAATAATGCCCAACTCAATTACGGCACAGGTAAAGAAGTCAATGAAGAAACAATTAAAGATGCAGAAATACCTTTAAAGATTATATTTAAAGGAAATAGCAGTATTGCTTTACCAATTTGGAATCTAGAAGGTAACAAGTTTTAA
- a CDS encoding CPBP family intramembrane glutamic endopeptidase, with protein MSDEKKSQLTIKRGVLAIVAMYVCQLLAGIITSYAFKLFTPSKTVPIEIIGVSSALLSGIMILFLFWWDLKRSGKSFYPQIGLQASKIKNNKAVLLVIAALVSTHVLAWIYRSVILPSFDQGGIIAGGSKMFSFIQENGGALEMSGFLLLALIVGPIMEEVVFRGYLQSSLTKRIPAWAAIVITSVVFTAGHSPMILWPMYFLFSITWGYIYLKTGSLKMAILIHILSNLFYTVIGFAGWDILA; from the coding sequence ATGAGCGACGAAAAAAAATCACAATTAACAATAAAAAGGGGAGTTCTTGCCATCGTTGCCATGTACGTATGTCAGCTTTTAGCAGGAATTATTACCTCTTATGCTTTTAAGTTATTTACGCCGTCAAAGACAGTTCCTATTGAGATTATTGGAGTATCGTCTGCCTTGTTAAGCGGTATTATGATATTGTTTCTATTCTGGTGGGATCTAAAAAGGTCTGGCAAATCATTTTATCCACAAATAGGACTGCAAGCTAGTAAGATCAAAAATAACAAAGCAGTTTTATTAGTCATAGCAGCATTGGTTTCAACACATGTTTTAGCCTGGATATATAGGTCGGTTATTTTACCAAGCTTTGACCAAGGAGGGATCATAGCTGGTGGCTCTAAAATGTTTAGTTTTATTCAGGAAAACGGAGGAGCACTTGAAATGAGTGGCTTTTTACTATTGGCACTCATTGTAGGTCCTATAATGGAAGAGGTTGTTTTTAGGGGCTATTTACAATCATCATTAACAAAGCGGATACCTGCTTGGGCAGCTATAGTAATAACTTCTGTTGTTTTTACTGCTGGACATAGCCCTATGATTTTATGGCCAATGTATTTTCTCTTTAGCATAACTTGGGGTTACATATATTTAAAAACAGGATCTTTAAAAATGGCCATTCTAATACATATCTTAAGCAACTTGTTTTATACTGTTATTGGTTTTGCAGGTTGGGATATTCTCGCTTAA
- a CDS encoding LytR/AlgR family response regulator transcription factor, producing MNTFKTIIIDDERLAREEVKRALEKHQEFEIIGEASHVDEAITLIEDLQPDLLFLDIHMPGKSGFDLLEELTNVPDVVFTTAYDQYAVKAFEMNALDYLVKPLRDERFSKTMEKVKEELSNRTKLEPTTLPMHQKIFIKDGEKCHFIPLTDIYFIESLENYARLYFGSDKAMIKRSLNLLAEKLDPKVFFRVNRSQMINIHYIKEIHPYFNNKLQIILTTGEKVEVSSRQSVKFKNWNSL from the coding sequence ATGAATACATTTAAAACCATAATTATTGATGATGAACGTTTAGCGCGAGAAGAAGTAAAACGCGCATTAGAAAAACATCAAGAGTTTGAAATTATTGGTGAAGCCAGTCATGTGGATGAGGCCATAACGCTCATTGAAGACTTACAACCAGACTTATTGTTTTTAGATATTCACATGCCTGGTAAATCTGGTTTTGACTTATTGGAAGAGTTAACCAATGTACCAGATGTTGTGTTTACCACGGCCTATGATCAATATGCTGTAAAAGCTTTTGAGATGAATGCTTTAGACTATTTAGTAAAGCCTTTAAGAGATGAGCGTTTTTCTAAAACTATGGAAAAGGTAAAGGAAGAATTATCTAATAGGACAAAACTTGAGCCTACAACCTTACCCATGCATCAAAAGATATTTATAAAAGATGGTGAAAAGTGTCACTTTATTCCACTAACAGATATTTATTTTATTGAATCTTTAGAAAATTACGCGCGACTGTATTTTGGTTCAGATAAAGCCATGATTAAGCGGTCTTTAAATTTATTAGCAGAGAAGTTAGACCCTAAAGTCTTTTTTCGTGTGAATCGAAGTCAAATGATTAACATACATTACATCAAAGAGATTCACCCATACTTCAATAATAAATTACAAATTATATTAACGACTGGCGAAAAAGTAGAAGTCTCTAGCAGACAATCAGTTAAATTTAAAAACTGGAATAGTTTATAA
- a CDS encoding sensor histidine kinase — protein sequence MESNNKIKTSHTSISLYWKCQLIGWGLVSLFWLYIALFRDSFQMSHAIINYFFDVAICIAITHAYRTLAIQRKWNELGIKKLIWKVIPALLILSVVFMLLMNLKMAAYIYLVNSQSDSISKVFVWNPLFVWNPVLITGLRHMTIWLLAYHLYHYYQKEVDTTRENAQLSIIAKQAQLDNLSAQLNPHFLFNSLNSIKSLVIESPDTARRAIDLLSDLLRSSLYEKDKDLIPIKNELDLVYDYIELEKMRFEERLQLKTNIDKSLINYKIPALSIQLLVENAIKHGIDLKVDGGAVVLNLKEEDNHIHMTVENPGVINQNNKVGLGLKNLKKRLEIQYKGKASFSLTPHENNQVCATIIIPMHIDNEYI from the coding sequence ATGGAAAGCAATAATAAAATAAAGACGAGTCATACCAGCATATCGCTGTATTGGAAGTGCCAATTAATAGGTTGGGGGCTGGTTTCTCTTTTTTGGCTTTACATTGCCTTGTTCAGGGATAGTTTTCAAATGTCTCATGCCATTATTAACTACTTTTTTGACGTGGCGATATGCATAGCAATAACACATGCTTATCGAACTCTTGCTATACAACGCAAGTGGAATGAATTAGGTATAAAAAAATTGATTTGGAAAGTAATTCCTGCGCTCCTTATACTTTCTGTTGTATTCATGTTACTGATGAATCTTAAAATGGCTGCCTATATTTATTTAGTAAATAGTCAAAGTGATTCGATAAGCAAGGTTTTTGTTTGGAATCCTCTTTTTGTTTGGAACCCTGTTTTAATTACTGGTTTAAGGCATATGACCATTTGGTTACTCGCGTATCACCTATATCATTACTATCAAAAAGAAGTCGATACCACACGGGAGAATGCTCAATTGTCTATAATAGCAAAACAAGCCCAATTAGATAATTTATCAGCGCAATTAAATCCACATTTCTTATTCAACTCCTTAAATTCTATTAAGTCATTAGTCATTGAAAGTCCTGATACAGCAAGAAGAGCTATTGATTTGTTATCAGACTTATTACGTTCATCCTTATATGAAAAAGACAAAGATTTAATACCTATTAAAAACGAGCTCGATCTAGTTTATGATTATATTGAATTAGAAAAAATGCGTTTTGAAGAACGGCTTCAGCTCAAAACAAATATTGATAAAAGCCTTATTAATTATAAAATTCCTGCCTTAAGTATTCAGTTGTTAGTAGAAAACGCCATTAAACACGGCATCGACTTAAAAGTTGATGGTGGTGCTGTGGTCTTAAACCTTAAAGAAGAGGATAACCATATTCACATGACTGTTGAGAATCCTGGAGTCATTAATCAAAATAACAAGGTTGGTTTAGGTCTAAAAAACTTAAAAAAGCGCCTAGAAATTCAATATAAAGGCAAGGCTAGTTTTAGTTTAACACCGCATGAAAACAACCAGGTCTGTGCTACAATAATAATTCCAATGCATATAGACAATGAATACATTTAA
- a CDS encoding GOLPH3/VPS74 family protein — MTDLNLADKLLLLVLDDDKGTFVSGPFALTYGLAGAIVLELSLQDCIKIENKKVIVNNSKQTNDGLLDVYLEQLRSSKKARTLKYWVQKLGNKERAIKKEILDKLILKGILTKREEKFLWVFNNDKFPTVNSKPEYSLRKRLYEIIEFNKSPALDELMLISLIDSCNLNRTVYGKDRAKRYKDNIKRTIAEAKNSPLLSATIKEVHEIILAMLVVIISSSIATTTVTST; from the coding sequence ATGACAGACTTAAACTTGGCAGATAAACTGCTGCTATTGGTATTAGATGATGACAAGGGGACTTTTGTTTCTGGGCCATTTGCATTGACTTATGGATTAGCTGGTGCCATAGTATTGGAACTATCATTACAAGACTGTATCAAAATAGAAAACAAAAAAGTTATTGTGAATAACTCAAAGCAAACTAACGATGGGTTACTTGATGTTTATTTAGAGCAATTAAGAAGTTCAAAGAAAGCACGTACACTTAAATATTGGGTACAAAAGTTGGGGAACAAAGAACGCGCCATCAAAAAAGAAATTCTCGATAAGCTCATTTTAAAAGGCATTTTAACCAAAAGAGAGGAAAAGTTTTTATGGGTATTTAATAATGATAAATTTCCAACGGTTAATTCGAAGCCAGAATACAGCCTACGAAAACGGTTATATGAGATCATAGAATTTAACAAAAGCCCAGCATTGGATGAGCTTATGCTTATTAGTCTGATAGATTCATGTAATTTAAACCGAACCGTTTATGGAAAGGATCGCGCTAAACGCTATAAAGATAACATTAAGAGAACAATAGCTGAGGCCAAGAATAGTCCGCTTTTAAGTGCTACTATAAAAGAGGTGCATGAAATTATCTTAGCCATGCTAGTGGTGATAATTTCGTCTTCAATTGCTACAACAACTGTTACAAGCACATAG